The Marinobacter antarcticus genomic sequence CGTTAATGCGCCCCACCGTCTGCTCGATCTGCGACAGCAATTCCTCGTAAATGGTCATTCCTGCTGCCGCCGGCACACAGACCAACATCAGGGTGACTTTGGTTTTCAGTTCGGGATGCTCGTTCAGCATGCGCTCGTAAGCATGTAGCTTTTCGATAATGCCTTTGGTGAAATCGAGACGTTCCACTGAGAGGATCAGCCGAACATCCTTGAATTCTTCACGCAGTGTTTCCATTTGCGCGACGACACTCTGATCAGACAGGGCGTTACGAACGCGATTCAGGTCAAGCCCGACGGGGTGTGCGCCCAGTCCGATCTTGCGGTCATTCACCTTGATTTCGGTGCTCATTTCATCAAGACCCACCGCGCACCCGTAGGTTAGAAAGCGTGGTGCACAGCCCATTTTCTGGGTGACTTCCAGCGGGGTGACGCCTCTTGCCACATCGACAAAGTTCTCGGCCTGCTTGGGGATGTGGAAGCCAATGTAGTCACATTGCAACAGGCTGCCGATGATTTCGCGGCGCCAGGGCAGCACGTTGAATACGTCAGCTGACGGGAAGTAAGTGTGATGGAAAAAGGCGATGGTGAGGTCCGGGCGCATTTCGCGTAAATAGGCCGGCACCATCCACAGATTGTAATCGTGAATCCAGACCACAGCGTTTTCCGCCGCTTCCTCGGCGGTGCGCTCGGCAAACATTTTGTTGACCTTGAGGTACACCTGCCAGTGGTCATCCCGAAAGGTGGCCCGTTCCCAGAACGTATGCAAGGTTGGCCAGAAGGCTTCTTTCGAGAATCGTTTATAGAAGATATCAACGTCTTCTTTGCTCAGTGCCACGCGTGCCGCGACCAGTTTTTCGTAGCGACGGGTATCCACTTCGGTGTGGGTCTGGAAGGGGCCGAGATCGGGATCATCAATCGACCAGGCGACCCAGGAACCCGCTTTGCCATCGGAAAAGAAGCTCAGCAGTGTCGGAATGATGCCGTTAGGGGATTTGGGCCGACGCCGAATCAATTCCCCATTCTCAACCACTTCTTCATAAGGCAGGCGATGGTAGACAATCACCAGGTCGGACTTGCCCCTGTTCATGTCGTCCGGAATTTCGGCTTCAATACCCAGATGGCCCAGATAACCGAAATGTTCGAAGGCCTCCAGAATGCCGCCACAGCCTGACGCTCCAGCATGAAGTACGCGCGCCTGATGCTCGGTTGCATCCAGTAGTCCGGCCTCGGATGCACCGACACAGACACCTTTGAATTCGTGTCTATACATCGACAAGTCATTCAGGGTGTCACCGGCAACCAGAACCGATTCCGGGTCAACCCCCAGATGTTCAACCAGGCGGGACAGGGTGCGCCCCTTGTTGACACCCTGTGGAAGTATGTCCAGGTACTTGCCCGCCGAAAACAGCACATCACAGGACAACGCGCTCACACGTGCCAGCATGTCTTCGCTGACCAGATCGCTGTCACAGAAGTAAGAGACGCGGCGCTCCTGAGGTACTTCCTGACGCTGTAGGCCTTCGAATGAGGACAGGGTGCTCTCCACAATTTGCTCACCTGGCCAGAGCTCGTCGATCTCGCCCTGCAGTGGCTGTATCGCCTGTTGCGAGGCGCCATGAACCACCGTGCAGCCGACATCGCAGATAATGTAGTCGGGATGCGGAATCGTCGGATCGGACAGCAGGGGTAGTACTGCTTCCAGCCCTCGACCGGTGACAAATACTAAATCGATTTCGGGGTGAGCAACGATGAGTCGATAGAGCTTGAGGCGATTTTCTGGATCACCAGCGAGAAAAGTACCGTCAAGGTCGGTGGCTAGTAGCATTTTATACACCTGTATAAGTCTTTACTTATGTCCAGGAGTTCAGCGAAACATTACGTAGAGATGGGAGCGGCTAGCATGGGCAAAGCTTTGCTGAACTAGTGGACCCTGCAAACTACGAATGCAGTTTCCATACCGGAATAGGACGGCAACACCGGTTCGCCGCTCATAAAATCCAAAAATACCTCGTAAAAACATGGTGATACAGAAAATCCAGTGCATGGCGTAGCTCTTGCAGGATTTGACAGCACACGCGTGATCACGAAGACGGTACATAAAGACAAGAACAATCCTCAAGTGCTTACAGGCCGCGGGTAGTACGCCCTAAAAGCAAAGCTAGGTCAGGAGGTTCCTATGTTGTCTCTTATGCGCCCCATTGGTGCGATTCTGGGCAGCGTCGCGCTATTACAGCTCGGTAGTGGTCTGCTCAACACGTTGCTGGCAGTGACCGCCAACGGCCAGAGTTTTTCAACAATCTGGATTGGCTTCATCATGTCCGGTTTCTTCGTCGGCTTTGCCTGCGGCATATTCGTCAGTGGTTGCCTGATCCGGCGTATGGGGCACATCCGCACCTTTGCTTTTTGCGCGGCACTTTGCGCCACCATCGCGCTTTTGCATGTAATTTGGGTGAACCCCTGGGTCTGGTTATTGCTGCGGTTTTTCTACGGCATTGCCTTTGTCACTCTGATGACAGTGACTGAAAGTTGGCTCAACACCCGTGCCGTCAGGGAAGAGCGCGGCCGCATCTTTGCGCTTTATATGGTCGTCAACCTCGGCGCTATCGCTCTGGCGCAGCAACTCCTGCGTTTAAACACCGGGGAAGTGTTCGTGCTGTTCTCTCTCTCAGCCATATTGATCTGCTGGGCGCTTCTGCCGATAACCATCACCAGCCGCAGTCAGCCCCTGATTCCGGATCGGGCGAAAAGCAGCCTGAAAAAGTTAATGAAGTTTGCGCCGCTTGCGGTCGCGACTTCGGCTCTCTCCGGTCTGGCCATGGGGGCCTTTTGGGGGATGGCGCCGCTATACGCCAGCAAGTTGGGCTTTGGCCTTTCAGAAGTAGGTTTGATGATGAGCCTTACCATTGTCGGGGGTGCGCTTTTGCAGATCCCGATCGGCCGTTTTTCCGACACCCATGATCGCCGCAAGGTTCTTATCTATGTCGCGGCTCTGGCTGCTGTGATGTGTTTGATAATGCCGCTGGTGCAAAGCCAGAGGATGTTGATGATTACGTTCTTTATCTGGGGCGGTCTGTCTTTTTCTCTCTATCCGCTGGGTGTGGCTCAGCTGCTTGATCAGTTGCATCCGGATGAAGTGGTCTCGGGGTCAACCGACATGCTGGTGTTGCATGGCGCCGGTGCCGCCCTGGCTCCCTTGTTTGTGGGAATTATCATGAATCTGGTGGGTATTCAGGGCATGCCGCTTTATATGGCGGGTATCCTCTTTTTACTGACAGCCTATGCGGCTTATCAGGTCAGACATGTGTCGGTTTTGACAGCAGGGGAGCATGCGCATTTCGAGCCCATGGTGCAGACGTCTCATGAGATTGTCGAAATGATAGAAAAAGAAGGGTGAGTCCCGGCCTGAGGCGCCTATCCGGTGTTTCGCGACCGCCAAAAGTGGGCAATGGCTGGCTTAACACTCACGCCATGAACCAGTATAGAGAGGGCAACCACGACCAGGGTCAGGTGTACCAACTCCAGTGCTATATTCTCTGGCAGCCCGTGCTGGATCGCGTACACCAGATAGTACAGCGAGCCAATGCCGCGCACCCCAAACCAGCTTGTCATATTGCGCAGGCGCATCGGCGCCTTGCTTCCCCACAAGCCCAGGTGAACGCTGATGGGGCGAGCAATGAAGAACAGGAAAGCCGCGAAACCAACGGCTCGCCAACTCCAGGAGTCCCAGAACAGCGACCCGCCGATTAGCAATACCAGCACAATTTCAGCGAGCTTTTCCAGGTGTTCGTTAAAGACCAGAGAGCTTTCATGGATGTGCACGATGGCATGAGATTCACTCGTTTCATGAACCTCCCCGGAGCTTGAATACGAGTAGTTTTGCTTAAGGCCAACCTGTTTCAATTCAGTATGGCGCAACGCCACTGCGGCACTGAATACGGCAAGAAAGCCCCAGGCGCCCACTAACAAACTGAGACCATAGGCAACGGCAATCAGCCCCAGGCCCACAAAGTTTTCCAGAAACTCCGAGCGTGTAAACGTCTTGCGGGTCGCCTGGACGACCCAAGCGACACCACAGCCAGCCATAATACCAATACCTATACCCGCGCCGCTGGCCCAGATCACATCCACTGCCAGCCAGCGCCAACCGTTATCGCCAAGATCGTGCAGCCCCAGCAAACCCAGGCCCAGCATCACGAAGGGGAAGGCGCTGCCGTCGTTCATACCCGCCTCGCTGGTTAAGGCAAAACGCAAGCGGTCGGGATCGGCGGCGTGACGAACCTGCACCTCGGTCGCCAGCACAGGATCCGTGGGCGCCACTATGGCACCGAGCAATACGGCTGCACCGAGCGGCAGGCTGAGCCAGTAGTAACCAAAGAGCGCCACCAGGCCGACAGTCAGCGTCATGGAGACAACAGCCAGCCGCAGAGGCGTGCGCCACCGCATGAAATTGACGGGTACCGGCATTTTTACGCCGGCGCAGTAAAGTGAAATAAGCACCGCGATTTCAGTCAGCAGCTCCAGCAATGCAGACTCTTCCAGCGGATTGAAATGGAACAGGCCGAAGCCCATGGGCCCGACAACGAACCCGATAACCAGATACACCATGGCCGACGTGGCCGGCACCGTTTTGATATAGGAAGCGGTGAAGCCCACCACCAGCAACAGCGAACCAAGCAATATAAACCAGGTGGCAGTGGTCATGAGTGACCCGGTGGTGGCGGATGGAATATAGAATTTTACCTGCCGTGAAGCAGGTATGGCGTTTAGAAGCTTAGCACGTCAATGAATGTTGAAGGCCTGGCCTTTAAGTCAATATCACCAGATGATTTGGCAGTTCATTCTTCTGATGAGTGTTTGGCACGTGAGCTTTCAGATGCATGCCGCAGGCTTCGATGCAGGTGAGAAAGCCCTGAAGCGTCTCGCCCTGCTTCACCTGCTTGGTGAAAGTCGCAATGATGGCTTCCCAGGCGTCATTGTCTACTTGGCTGGAAATGCCCTGGTCCACCAGAATCTCGACGTAACGCTCGGCTTCAGAAACGAAGATCAGCATGCCCGTGGCGCCTGCCGTGTGGTGCAGGTTCTGCTCCAGGAACTGGCGCCGGGCCAGGTTGGAAGCGCGCCAGTAGCGCACGGAGCGAGGGATCAGTCGCCTGTTGATGCCGGGTATCCGGAACACCAGGCTGAGTACGATAAACACACCCCACTGGCCGAGCAATAACGTGTCTGCGGTCAGCCAGCCGGTAAAGTAATTGATGATGCCGGGCACCAAAAGCGTAATGAGCCCGGCCCAGAGCAGAGGGATATAGGCGTAATTATCAGCCTGGGCCGTCAGCACGGTCACCATTTCAGCGTCTGTTTCCCGCTCGACGGCATTGATGGCGGCCGCGACCTGTTCCTGTTCCTGCTTATTCAATAATGTCATGGGGTATCGCTTTTTGATGGATTGAAGGCTGTTCTGGCGGTGAATGCCGTGTTGTTACCAGCCACCGGAGGCACCTCCGCCGCCGAAGCCGCCGCCCCCGCCGCCAAAGCCGCCACCACCGAATCCGCCGCCACGGCCGCCCATGCTGGCGCCCAGCAACGCGCCACCTAGTAGTGCTGCGCCACCGCGCCTACCTCGACCCCGGCCACCACCGATGAAGTAAATCACTGCCATGATGATGAAAAACAGCACTGAGACCAGGGAGAGCTCCGGTTTTTCCCGGCCACCACTGACGGTTCGGCTCGGTACGGCCAATGGTTCGCCCCCCAGGACGTTCACCATGGCAGCGGCGCCGTTGAGAACACCCTGCTCAAACTGACCCTGCTTGAACGCGGGCGTCATAATCTGGTTGATAATAGTGGCTGAAGCCGCATCGGTGAGACGACCCTCC encodes the following:
- the ggpS gene encoding glucosylglycerol-phosphate synthase, whose product is MLLATDLDGTFLAGDPENRLKLYRLIVAHPEIDLVFVTGRGLEAVLPLLSDPTIPHPDYIICDVGCTVVHGASQQAIQPLQGEIDELWPGEQIVESTLSSFEGLQRQEVPQERRVSYFCDSDLVSEDMLARVSALSCDVLFSAGKYLDILPQGVNKGRTLSRLVEHLGVDPESVLVAGDTLNDLSMYRHEFKGVCVGASEAGLLDATEHQARVLHAGASGCGGILEAFEHFGYLGHLGIEAEIPDDMNRGKSDLVIVYHRLPYEEVVENGELIRRRPKSPNGIIPTLLSFFSDGKAGSWVAWSIDDPDLGPFQTHTEVDTRRYEKLVAARVALSKEDVDIFYKRFSKEAFWPTLHTFWERATFRDDHWQVYLKVNKMFAERTAEEAAENAVVWIHDYNLWMVPAYLREMRPDLTIAFFHHTYFPSADVFNVLPWRREIIGSLLQCDYIGFHIPKQAENFVDVARGVTPLEVTQKMGCAPRFLTYGCAVGLDEMSTEIKVNDRKIGLGAHPVGLDLNRVRNALSDQSVVAQMETLREEFKDVRLILSVERLDFTKGIIEKLHAYERMLNEHPELKTKVTLMLVCVPAAAGMTIYEELLSQIEQTVGRINGQFAQVGWTPVQFFFRALPFEELVAYYTMADVMWITPLRDGLNLVAKEYIATQGLTQGSGVLVLSEFAGAAAELRGAILANPHHPQDLADTCYYALAISRSDARNRLSEAFEVVCRYDIEYWGREFINEVERRRATKLNKILPIGHCAA
- a CDS encoding MFS transporter; the encoded protein is MRPIGAILGSVALLQLGSGLLNTLLAVTANGQSFSTIWIGFIMSGFFVGFACGIFVSGCLIRRMGHIRTFAFCAALCATIALLHVIWVNPWVWLLLRFFYGIAFVTLMTVTESWLNTRAVREERGRIFALYMVVNLGAIALAQQLLRLNTGEVFVLFSLSAILICWALLPITITSRSQPLIPDRAKSSLKKLMKFAPLAVATSALSGLAMGAFWGMAPLYASKLGFGLSEVGLMMSLTIVGGALLQIPIGRFSDTHDRRKVLIYVAALAAVMCLIMPLVQSQRMLMITFFIWGGLSFSLYPLGVAQLLDQLHPDEVVSGSTDMLVLHGAGAALAPLFVGIIMNLVGIQGMPLYMAGILFLLTAYAAYQVRHVSVLTAGEHAHFEPMVQTSHEIVEMIEKEG
- a CDS encoding cation:proton antiporter, whose amino-acid sequence is MTTATWFILLGSLLLVVGFTASYIKTVPATSAMVYLVIGFVVGPMGFGLFHFNPLEESALLELLTEIAVLISLYCAGVKMPVPVNFMRWRTPLRLAVVSMTLTVGLVALFGYYWLSLPLGAAVLLGAIVAPTDPVLATEVQVRHAADPDRLRFALTSEAGMNDGSAFPFVMLGLGLLGLHDLGDNGWRWLAVDVIWASGAGIGIGIMAGCGVAWVVQATRKTFTRSEFLENFVGLGLIAVAYGLSLLVGAWGFLAVFSAAVALRHTELKQVGLKQNYSYSSSGEVHETSESHAIVHIHESSLVFNEHLEKLAEIVLVLLIGGSLFWDSWSWRAVGFAAFLFFIARPISVHLGLWGSKAPMRLRNMTSWFGVRGIGSLYYLVYAIQHGLPENIALELVHLTLVVVALSILVHGVSVKPAIAHFWRSRNTG
- a CDS encoding TPM domain-containing protein codes for the protein MTLLNKQEQEQVAAAINAVERETDAEMVTVLTAQADNYAYIPLLWAGLITLLVPGIINYFTGWLTADTLLLGQWGVFIVLSLVFRIPGINRRLIPRSVRYWRASNLARRQFLEQNLHHTAGATGMLIFVSEAERYVEILVDQGISSQVDNDAWEAIIATFTKQVKQGETLQGFLTCIEACGMHLKAHVPNTHQKNELPNHLVILT
- a CDS encoding TPM domain-containing protein, which gives rise to MQFPSRYSVATLLALIVVPISAALAQSTPEFPELSGRVVDKAEMLSPTTESQITQMLQAHEQGTTEQVVVVTLPDLQGYAIEDFGYQLGRHWGIGQKGEDNGALLIVAQQERKIRIEVGYGLEGRLTDAASATIINQIMTPAFKQGQFEQGVLNGAAAMVNVLGGEPLAVPSRTVSGGREKPELSLVSVLFFIIMAVIYFIGGGRGRGRRGGAALLGGALLGASMGGRGGGFGGGGFGGGGGGFGGGGASGGW